A genome region from Tolypothrix sp. PCC 7712 includes the following:
- a CDS encoding PAS domain S-box protein, whose translation MNKQEPDNSASVFEAAFFFERSLDLLAVIGMDGYFKRINPAFTQILGYSTAEFLASPFINFVHPDDHSVTLAEMEKLKAGAPILNFENRYRTKDSRYRWLEWTGSPQIDQDVIYCVARDITQQKETEAALERANQELEQRVAERTAQLEQVNAALRESEERNLLAMEVARIFTFEWEPHTDIVKRSPQCGVILGLSSTDAEADTGVNFVQRVHPEDRDRFIAVLQALTPENSTYKTTYRVIRPDGQIVTLEESARALFDEQGQLTRLIGMTADITERQRLEAELNASQTTLQRQLAEIETIYQSAPIGLNVLDADLRFVRINQRLAEINGFSTEEHIGRTIRELLPNIADTAEALLLPIFETGEPLLNVEIRGETPAQPGVARVWLESFLPLKDGERIIGINTVCEEITDRKQVEEALRSSEERYRTLFETMEDGFCVVEVLFDENNTPIDYRFLEINPAFERETGLQQAIGKTASQLLPNLEKFWFETYGRVALTGEPVRFENGSDVMNRWFEVYAFPIEGTENHKVAILFKNISDRKAIEAQKEKLLQQEQAAREAAERANRTKDEFLAILSHELRTPLNPILGWAKILQSPKITPEKLQQGLSTIERNAKQQVQLIDDLLDISRIIRGKLSLSFAAINLSEPIAAALETVSLAAEAKAIQLEVLLDSTVGCVKGDASRLQQVVWNLLSNAIKFTPTGGQVTVQLTRVERYAQIQVSDTGNGIKPEFLPHVFELFQQQDSSTTRTFGGLGLGLAIARQVVEAHGGTIAVASAGEGQGATFTVQLPLISVSNLNLPDFCKNPTLNLKDRRVIVVDDEADSLELVKVVLEEEGAFVEVVSSASNALPVLAQASFDLLISDIGMPEMDGYNFIRQIRALPPRFNRDIPAIALTAYAGEENQRKILAAGFQAHLAKPIEPQNLLDAIAALMISN comes from the coding sequence GTGAACAAGCAGGAACCAGACAATAGCGCATCAGTATTTGAAGCAGCCTTTTTCTTTGAGCGATCGCTCGATCTGCTGGCGGTAATTGGTATGGATGGCTACTTTAAGCGGATCAACCCAGCTTTTACTCAAATTCTCGGTTATTCAACAGCAGAATTTTTAGCCAGTCCTTTTATCAACTTTGTGCATCCAGATGACCATTCCGTCACGCTGGCAGAAATGGAGAAGTTAAAAGCAGGCGCACCCATTCTCAATTTTGAGAATCGTTACCGGACAAAAGATAGCCGCTATCGCTGGTTGGAATGGACAGGATCGCCGCAGATTGACCAGGATGTAATATACTGTGTTGCCCGTGATATTACTCAGCAAAAAGAGACAGAAGCAGCCCTAGAACGTGCTAACCAGGAACTAGAACAGCGCGTTGCGGAACGGACTGCCCAGTTAGAGCAGGTAAATGCAGCACTGCGAGAGAGCGAAGAACGCAATCTGTTGGCAATGGAAGTTGCCCGGATATTTACCTTTGAGTGGGAACCACATACCGATATCGTCAAGCGATCGCCTCAATGTGGTGTGATTTTGGGTTTAAGCTCAACAGATGCAGAAGCGGACACAGGAGTTAATTTTGTGCAACGAGTGCATCCTGAGGATCGCGATCGCTTCATCGCAGTTTTACAGGCACTGACACCTGAGAACAGCACTTACAAAACAACCTATCGAGTTATACGCCCAGATGGACAAATCGTGACATTGGAGGAAAGCGCACGGGCGCTGTTTGATGAGCAAGGACAGTTAACTCGACTGATTGGCATGACGGCGGATATTACAGAACGCCAACGGCTAGAAGCCGAATTAAACGCAAGTCAGACAACTTTGCAACGACAACTAGCTGAAATTGAAACTATTTACCAGTCTGCACCCATCGGGTTAAATGTACTCGATGCCGATCTGCGCTTTGTGCGAATTAATCAGCGATTGGCGGAAATCAATGGCTTTTCCACAGAAGAACACATTGGGCGAACAATACGAGAGTTACTGCCCAATATTGCGGATACTGCCGAAGCGTTGTTGCTTCCTATCTTTGAAACCGGAGAACCGCTACTAAATGTCGAAATTCGCGGAGAAACTCCCGCACAACCAGGGGTAGCGCGTGTTTGGTTAGAAAGCTTTTTGCCTTTGAAAGATGGCGAACGCATAATAGGCATTAACACCGTTTGCGAAGAAATCACCGATCGCAAACAGGTAGAAGAAGCCTTACGTAGTTCAGAAGAACGCTATCGCACCTTGTTTGAGACGATGGAAGACGGCTTTTGTGTAGTCGAGGTGCTGTTTGATGAAAATAATACGCCAATCGATTATCGCTTCTTGGAAATTAACCCTGCATTTGAGCGAGAAACTGGACTACAACAGGCAATTGGTAAAACTGCAAGTCAACTGCTTCCGAATCTGGAAAAATTTTGGTTTGAAACTTATGGCAGAGTCGCTCTCACAGGTGAACCGGTGCGCTTTGAAAATGGCTCAGATGTAATGAATCGCTGGTTTGAGGTATATGCTTTTCCCATCGAAGGGACAGAAAATCACAAAGTTGCGATCTTGTTTAAGAATATTAGCGATCGCAAAGCCATTGAAGCCCAAAAAGAAAAGTTACTTCAGCAAGAGCAAGCCGCACGGGAAGCTGCAGAACGTGCCAACCGCACGAAAGATGAATTTCTGGCGATTCTCTCCCATGAACTGCGAACACCTCTGAACCCGATTTTAGGTTGGGCAAAAATATTACAATCACCGAAAATTACTCCCGAAAAGCTCCAGCAAGGGTTAAGCACAATCGAGCGTAATGCTAAACAACAGGTGCAACTGATTGACGATCTGCTCGATATCTCTCGCATCATTCGTGGCAAACTCTCTTTGAGCTTTGCAGCGATTAATTTATCAGAGCCAATCGCCGCAGCTTTAGAAACTGTGAGTTTGGCAGCAGAAGCAAAAGCTATTCAGTTGGAAGTCTTGCTCGATTCCACAGTCGGGTGTGTCAAAGGAGATGCCAGCAGATTACAACAGGTAGTCTGGAATTTACTCTCGAATGCGATTAAATTCACCCCCACAGGGGGACAAGTGACGGTGCAACTGACCCGTGTCGAGCGCTATGCTCAAATTCAAGTTAGCGATACTGGCAATGGCATTAAACCCGAATTTTTGCCCCATGTATTTGAGTTATTTCAACAACAGGATAGTTCTACCACTCGTACCTTTGGCGGATTGGGTTTAGGATTAGCGATCGCGCGTCAGGTGGTGGAAGCGCATGGTGGTACAATCGCTGTTGCTAGTGCTGGAGAAGGGCAAGGGGCAACCTTTACCGTACAGTTGCCATTGATCTCTGTGTCAAATCTCAATCTTCCTGATTTCTGCAAGAATCCCACACTCAATTTAAAGGATCGGCGAGTGATAGTGGTAGATGATGAGGCAGATTCCCTGGAACTAGTTAAGGTGGTACTAGAAGAGGAAGGCGCATTTGTAGAAGTAGTATCCTCTGCTTCTAACGCCTTGCCAGTATTGGCTCAAGCATCATTCGATTTGCTCATCAGCGATATTGGAATGCCAGAGATGGACGGTTACAATTTCATTCGTCAGATTCGCGCCCTACCACCTCGTTTCAACCGAGATATTCCAGCGATCGCCCTCACCGCCTATGCTGGTGAGGAAAATCAACGCAAAATTCTCGCCGCTGGATTTCAAGCACATTTAGCCAAACCAATTGAACCGCAAAACTTGTTAGATGCGATCGCTGCTTTAATGATTTCAAATTAG